The following coding sequences lie in one Mycobacterium sp. DL440 genomic window:
- a CDS encoding glutamate--cysteine ligase produces MASLPTVGVEEEFLLVDPQRGEPIARNKQVAACAAEHGVDLQLELTSCQVETTTDVMDTSRALRAELTRLRRVATEAALANGAQLLAVGLPPTVPRKFPVTPTARYRRIGHRFGMIAHEQGICGCHVHVAVPDRDAAIHVSNWLRPWLHVLLALTANSAIYRNADSGYASFRSVLWSRWPSSGPPPHFDSVAEYDAAVDLLEQAGAALDDGMIYWDVRPSASFPTVEVRVCDVPATVAETVLLATLIRAGVMTALRAHDEGESMGRLADYQIRAAHWKAAHDGLNGDGIDLLGDQSTIPAVDLLGRFVETVRPALVALDDYEMVGAELARVVAEGNGAVRQRRAWRSRGEIADVIIELASAVTSD; encoded by the coding sequence GTGGCAAGTCTTCCGACGGTGGGCGTAGAGGAGGAGTTCCTGCTCGTCGACCCGCAGCGCGGCGAACCGATCGCCCGTAACAAGCAGGTCGCTGCCTGCGCCGCCGAGCACGGGGTCGACCTGCAACTGGAGCTGACCAGCTGCCAGGTCGAGACCACCACGGACGTGATGGACACCAGCAGGGCGCTGCGCGCCGAGTTGACCAGGTTGCGCCGAGTCGCCACCGAGGCCGCCTTGGCGAATGGGGCGCAGTTGTTGGCTGTCGGCCTGCCACCGACCGTGCCGCGCAAATTCCCGGTGACACCGACCGCGCGCTACCGCAGGATCGGGCACAGATTCGGCATGATCGCCCACGAACAGGGCATCTGCGGGTGCCACGTCCATGTCGCGGTGCCGGACCGGGACGCCGCGATTCACGTCAGCAACTGGCTGCGGCCGTGGCTGCATGTGCTGTTGGCGCTGACCGCCAACTCGGCCATCTACCGCAACGCCGACAGCGGCTACGCCAGCTTCCGTAGCGTGCTGTGGTCGCGGTGGCCCAGTTCGGGGCCTCCGCCACATTTCGACTCGGTGGCAGAGTACGACGCCGCCGTCGACTTGCTGGAGCAGGCCGGTGCTGCGCTCGACGACGGCATGATCTATTGGGATGTCCGGCCGTCGGCGAGCTTCCCGACCGTGGAGGTGAGGGTCTGCGATGTACCGGCGACGGTGGCCGAGACGGTGTTGCTCGCCACGCTGATTCGTGCCGGGGTGATGACGGCGCTGCGCGCGCACGACGAAGGCGAGTCGATGGGGCGCCTGGCGGATTACCAAATCCGGGCAGCTCATTGGAAGGCCGCTCACGACGGCCTGAACGGCGACGGCATCGATCTACTGGGGGATCAGTCGACGATCCCGGCAGTGGATCTGCTCGGCCGATTCGTCGAGACCGTGCGGCCGGCCTTGGTGGCGCTGGACGACTACGAGATGGTGGGTGCCGAACTCGCCCGCGTCGTCGCCGAGGGCAACGGCGCGGTCCGGCAGCGTCGCGCCTGGCGAAGCCGGGGTGAAATCGCGGATGTGATAATCGAATTGGCGTCTGCCGTGACCAGTGACTAA
- a CDS encoding Nramp family divalent metal transporter, whose protein sequence is MLLGPAFVAAIAYVDPGNVAANVSAGAQFGYLLVWVIVVANAMAGLVQYLSAKLGLVTGRSLPEAVADHTRTPTRIAYWIQAELVAVATDLAEVVGGAIALYLLFDLPLLLGGVITGVVSLLLLSLQNHRGQRVFERVITGLLMIIAIGFLTSLFVEAPPAAEVAAGLIPRFQGTESLLLATAMLGATVMPHAVYLHSGLARDRHGHPEPGAPRRRLLRVTRYDVGLAMLVAGAVNLAMLLVAAINLQGRDNTDSIEGAYAAVRDALGPTVALLFAIGLLASGLASTSVGAYAGAMIMQGLLRRSYPLLLRRVVTLIPALAILAIGVDPSRALVLSQVVLSFGIPLALIPLVRLTSNATLMGDDVNHRLTTTLGWGVAGLISVLNVMLIYLTLTG, encoded by the coding sequence ATGCTGCTCGGGCCGGCATTCGTCGCCGCGATCGCCTACGTCGATCCGGGCAACGTCGCCGCCAACGTCAGTGCGGGCGCGCAGTTCGGCTACCTGCTGGTCTGGGTGATCGTGGTGGCCAATGCCATGGCCGGGCTGGTGCAGTACCTCTCGGCCAAGCTCGGCCTGGTCACGGGCCGCTCGCTCCCCGAGGCGGTTGCCGACCACACCCGCACCCCGACCCGCATCGCGTACTGGATACAGGCCGAGTTGGTCGCCGTTGCAACCGATCTCGCCGAGGTGGTCGGCGGAGCGATCGCCCTGTACCTGCTGTTCGACCTGCCGCTGCTGCTGGGCGGGGTGATCACCGGGGTGGTTTCGCTACTCCTCCTCAGCCTGCAGAACCACCGCGGCCAACGGGTATTCGAGCGGGTGATCACCGGACTGCTGATGATCATCGCGATCGGCTTTCTCACCAGCCTGTTCGTCGAGGCTCCCCCGGCGGCCGAGGTCGCGGCCGGGCTGATCCCCCGGTTCCAGGGCACCGAAAGCCTGCTGCTGGCCACCGCGATGCTCGGTGCCACGGTGATGCCGCACGCGGTCTACCTGCACTCCGGGCTGGCCCGCGACCGCCACGGACACCCCGAACCGGGCGCCCCGCGGCGGCGTCTGCTGCGGGTCACCCGCTACGACGTCGGGCTGGCGATGCTGGTGGCCGGCGCGGTGAACCTGGCGATGCTGCTGGTCGCGGCCATCAACCTGCAGGGACGCGACAACACCGACTCCATCGAAGGCGCTTACGCCGCGGTCCGCGACGCCCTGGGCCCGACGGTTGCCCTGCTGTTCGCCATCGGACTGCTGGCGTCGGGCCTGGCGTCCACCTCCGTCGGTGCGTATGCGGGCGCGATGATCATGCAGGGACTGCTTCGTCGCTCCTACCCGCTGCTACTGCGCCGGGTGGTCACCCTGATCCCGGCCCTGGCCATCCTGGCCATCGGCGTCGACCCCAGCCGGGCCCTGGTCCTCTCACAGGTCGTGCTCTCGTTCGGCATTCCCCTGGCGCTGATCCCGCTGGTGCGGTTGACCAGCAACGCAACGCTGATGGGCGACGACGTCAACCACCGGCTCACCACGACGCTCGGCTGGGGTGTGGCCGGATTGATCAGTGTGCTCAACGTGATGCTGATCTATCTGACCCTCACGGGCTGA
- a CDS encoding LLM class F420-dependent oxidoreductase — MPNDFRFGVSLRVAESQSQIADEARRAEDLGFDVLNVPDHLGAPAPVSYTPLSLPTKRIAEISSTLRVGTFVLNAGFYKPALLARDATALRDLSGGRFDLGLGAGYVREEFEAAELPFPSARDRIGYLRHTTEYLREHAPDIPILIAGNGDRLLTVAAQTADIIGLTGGDQVDGDPLADRISFLRNAAGDRFDQLELNIAVTAMPAPGSEMPILNVPRHFLPGLSDEELLRHPGVLSGSVSAMADRIRGLREKYGITYIIVQIAHAEAFGKVIAELR; from the coding sequence ATGCCCAACGATTTCCGCTTTGGCGTCAGCCTGCGCGTCGCCGAGTCCCAATCGCAGATCGCCGACGAGGCCCGGCGTGCCGAAGACCTCGGCTTCGACGTGCTCAATGTTCCCGACCATCTCGGTGCGCCCGCCCCCGTCTCTTATACCCCTCTGTCGCTGCCGACGAAGAGGATAGCGGAGATCTCGAGCACGCTGCGCGTCGGGACGTTCGTGCTCAATGCCGGGTTCTACAAACCGGCGCTGCTGGCGCGCGACGCCACCGCTCTGCGGGATCTTTCCGGCGGCCGGTTCGACCTCGGGCTCGGTGCCGGCTACGTGCGCGAGGAGTTCGAGGCCGCCGAACTCCCGTTCCCCAGTGCGCGCGACCGTATCGGCTATCTGCGCCACACCACCGAGTACCTGCGCGAGCATGCGCCTGACATCCCGATCCTCATCGCGGGCAACGGCGACCGACTGCTGACAGTGGCCGCGCAGACTGCCGACATCATCGGCCTCACCGGTGGCGATCAGGTCGACGGGGATCCGTTGGCTGACCGAATCTCCTTCCTGCGCAACGCCGCCGGCGACCGATTCGACCAGCTGGAGCTCAACATCGCGGTCACTGCAATGCCCGCTCCTGGCAGCGAGATGCCCATCCTCAACGTCCCCCGCCATTTCCTGCCGGGGCTCAGCGACGAGGAACTCCTGCGCCACCCCGGGGTGCTGTCCGGTTCGGTCAGCGCGATGGCCGACCGTATTCGCGGCCTGCGCGAGAAGTACGGGATCACCTACATCATCGTGCAGATCGCCCATGCCGAGGCGTTCGGGAAGGTGATCGCCGAACTCCGATAG
- a CDS encoding Ku protein, whose protein sequence is MRSIWKGSIAFGLVNVPVKVYSATEDHDIKFHQVHAKDNGRIRYKRVCEVCGEVVEFRDINKAFESDDGQMVVITDEDISTLPEERSREIEVVEFIPADQLDPLMYDKSYFLEPDSKSSKSYVLLAKTLAETERVAIVHFSLRNKTRLAALRVKDFSKRNVMVIHTLLWPDEIRDPDFPVLDKEVEIKPAELKMAGQVVESMTDDFKPDRFRDDYQEQLHELVQAKLEGGEAFSVEEQPTDLDETEDVSDLLAKLEASVKARGGAAKEPAKKAPAKKAAKKAPAKKATKKAAAKK, encoded by the coding sequence ATGCGATCCATCTGGAAGGGTTCGATCGCCTTCGGCCTGGTGAACGTGCCGGTCAAGGTCTACAGCGCCACCGAGGACCACGACATCAAGTTCCACCAGGTCCATGCCAAGGACAACGGGCGCATCCGCTACAAGCGGGTCTGCGAAGTGTGTGGCGAGGTCGTCGAGTTCCGAGACATCAACAAGGCATTCGAATCCGACGACGGGCAGATGGTGGTGATCACCGACGAGGACATCTCCACGCTGCCCGAAGAACGCAGCCGCGAGATCGAAGTCGTCGAGTTCATCCCGGCCGACCAGCTCGACCCGTTGATGTACGACAAGAGCTATTTCCTGGAGCCCGATTCCAAGTCGTCCAAGTCCTACGTGCTGCTGGCCAAGACGCTCGCAGAAACCGAACGCGTAGCCATCGTGCACTTCTCACTGCGCAACAAGACGCGGCTGGCGGCCCTGCGGGTCAAAGATTTCAGCAAGCGCAACGTCATGGTGATCCATACCCTGCTGTGGCCCGACGAGATCCGCGATCCCGACTTCCCCGTGCTGGACAAGGAAGTCGAGATCAAACCGGCCGAGTTGAAGATGGCCGGGCAGGTGGTCGAGTCGATGACCGACGACTTCAAGCCCGATCGGTTCCGCGACGACTATCAGGAGCAACTGCACGAGCTGGTCCAGGCCAAACTCGAAGGCGGAGAAGCTTTCTCAGTCGAAGAGCAGCCGACCGATCTCGACGAGACCGAGGATGTGTCCGATCTGCTGGCCAAACTCGAGGCCAGTGTGAAGGCCCGCGGTGGCGCCGCCAAGGAGCCGGCCAAAAAGGCGCCCGCAAAGAAGGCGGCCAAGAAAGCGCCGGCCAAGAAAGCCACCAAGAAGGCTGCCGCCAAGAAATAG
- a CDS encoding diacylglycerol kinase, producing the protein MTIRVAAIGTGNVGKHALKHLVINPDYELTGVWVSSSAKVGKDAGELAGLDVSTGVLATDDLGAILADKPDCVVYTALADNRLPEALEDYRRILAAGVNVVASSAVFLQYPWEVLPAELIEPIAAAAEAGGASIFVNGIDPGFANDLLPLALAGTCQQIDQIRCMEIVDYATYDSAAVMFDVMGFGKPIDETPMLLQPGVLTLAWGSVVRQLAAGLGIELDEVTEEHTRVPAPEDFDIAAGHIPAATTAALRFEVRGMRDGKAAVVLEHVTRLRDDLCPEWPQPAQEGGSYRVVVTGEPSYTLDLCLSSPNGDHNHAGLVATAARVVNAIPAVVDAEPGIRTTLDLPLITGKGLYADQR; encoded by the coding sequence ATGACCATTCGTGTAGCGGCGATCGGCACCGGAAACGTCGGCAAGCATGCGCTCAAGCACCTCGTCATCAACCCGGACTACGAACTCACCGGCGTGTGGGTGTCCTCATCGGCCAAGGTCGGCAAGGACGCCGGAGAGCTTGCCGGCCTTGATGTTTCGACGGGTGTCCTGGCGACCGACGACCTCGGCGCGATCCTGGCCGACAAGCCGGACTGCGTGGTCTACACGGCCCTTGCCGACAACCGGCTGCCCGAGGCACTTGAGGACTACCGGCGCATCCTGGCCGCCGGGGTCAACGTGGTGGCCAGCTCCGCGGTGTTTCTCCAGTACCCGTGGGAGGTACTGCCGGCCGAGCTGATCGAGCCCATTGCCGCTGCGGCCGAGGCGGGCGGCGCCAGCATTTTCGTTAATGGCATCGATCCCGGGTTCGCGAATGACCTTCTGCCCCTTGCCCTTGCGGGCACCTGCCAGCAGATCGACCAGATCCGGTGCATGGAGATCGTCGATTACGCCACCTATGACAGCGCGGCGGTGATGTTCGACGTGATGGGCTTCGGCAAGCCGATCGACGAAACCCCGATGCTGCTGCAGCCCGGGGTGCTGACCCTGGCTTGGGGTTCGGTGGTGCGGCAGCTGGCCGCCGGCCTCGGCATCGAACTCGACGAGGTCACCGAGGAACACACCCGGGTGCCGGCGCCCGAGGATTTCGACATCGCCGCCGGGCACATCCCGGCGGCCACCACCGCAGCACTGCGTTTCGAGGTGCGCGGTATGCGCGACGGCAAGGCAGCCGTGGTGTTGGAGCACGTGACGCGGCTGCGCGACGACCTGTGCCCCGAGTGGCCGCAGCCCGCGCAGGAAGGCGGCTCCTACCGAGTCGTGGTGACCGGTGAACCGTCGTACACCCTGGACCTGTGCCTGAGCAGCCCCAACGGTGATCACAACCACGCGGGCCTGGTCGCCACGGCGGCGCGGGTGGTCAATGCGATCCCGGCGGTGGTGGACGCCGAGCCCGGTATCCGGACCACTCTCGATCTCCCGTTGATCACCGGTAAGGGTCTGTACGCTGACCAGCGCTGA
- a CDS encoding SDR family oxidoreductase, giving the protein MILDRFRLDDKVAIVTGAGRGLGAATALAFAEAGADVVIAARTQSQLDEVAEQIAATGRRAHVVVADLAHPEATAELAAAAVEAFGKLDIVVNNVGGTMPAPLMNTSTKDLRDAFTFNVSTAHALTCAAVPLMLEHSGGGSIINITSTVGRLAGRGFAAYGTAKAALAHYTRLSALDLCPRIRVNAIAPGSILTSALDIVASNDALRDPMEKATPLRRLGDPADIAAAAVYLSSPAGGYLTGKVLEVDGGLNMPNLDLPIPDL; this is encoded by the coding sequence GTGATTCTGGACAGATTCCGACTGGACGACAAGGTTGCGATTGTCACCGGAGCCGGCCGTGGATTGGGCGCAGCCACCGCCCTGGCATTCGCGGAAGCCGGTGCGGACGTGGTCATCGCGGCCCGTACCCAGTCCCAGCTCGACGAGGTTGCCGAGCAGATCGCCGCGACGGGGCGGCGGGCCCACGTCGTCGTCGCCGACCTGGCCCACCCCGAGGCCACCGCGGAGCTCGCGGCCGCTGCGGTGGAAGCGTTCGGGAAACTAGACATCGTCGTCAACAACGTCGGCGGCACCATGCCGGCACCCCTGATGAACACCTCCACCAAGGATCTGCGCGACGCCTTCACCTTCAATGTCTCGACTGCGCACGCGCTGACCTGTGCGGCGGTGCCGCTGATGCTCGAGCACTCCGGCGGCGGCAGCATCATCAACATCACCTCGACGGTCGGGCGCCTGGCCGGGCGCGGGTTCGCCGCGTACGGCACCGCGAAGGCCGCCCTCGCGCACTACACCCGGCTGTCCGCACTGGATCTGTGCCCGCGCATCCGGGTCAACGCGATCGCACCCGGCTCGATCCTGACCTCGGCCCTGGACATCGTGGCCTCCAACGACGCACTGCGCGACCCGATGGAAAAGGCCACCCCGCTGCGCCGGCTCGGCGATCCGGCCGACATCGCTGCAGCCGCGGTGTACCTGTCCTCGCCCGCCGGCGGCTATCTGACCGGCAAGGTGCTCGAGGTCGACGGTGGCCTCAACATGCCCAATCTCGACCTGCCCATCCCTGACCTCTGA
- a CDS encoding glucose-6-phosphate dehydrogenase: MTQQRYDFFGDVFARYFKPAIDEYPSTAGTLIHRLLACTDDLQDRLAQARLAAEVWGEQELGHPGHVHPASELFVITQCGLMYGARFADARHGLYYLATPHTMFDAFVDQIEHTPLSLGSVVAVDRRCSHDLESAHPMDAALRRILDEHEALRVDMSV; encoded by the coding sequence ATGACCCAGCAGCGATACGACTTCTTCGGCGATGTTTTCGCGCGGTACTTCAAACCCGCGATCGATGAGTACCCGTCGACGGCGGGCACGCTCATCCACCGCCTTCTCGCCTGCACCGATGACCTGCAGGACCGGTTGGCTCAGGCCCGCCTGGCGGCAGAGGTGTGGGGGGAGCAGGAGTTGGGTCACCCCGGCCACGTGCACCCGGCGTCGGAACTGTTCGTGATCACCCAGTGCGGCCTGATGTACGGCGCCCGCTTCGCCGACGCCCGTCATGGGCTGTACTACCTGGCCACTCCACATACGATGTTCGATGCGTTCGTCGACCAGATCGAGCACACCCCGCTGAGCTTGGGCTCGGTGGTCGCGGTCGATCGTCGGTGCAGCCATGATCTCGAATCCGCCCATCCCATGGATGCGGCACTGCGGCGGATTCTGGACGAACACGAGGCCTTGCGCGTCGATATGAGCGTTTAG
- a CDS encoding cutinase family protein, producing the protein MPAAAIFSGPAPAASADPCSDVEVVFARGTGEPPGIGRVGQALVDQLGPRIAPRSLGVYAVNYPAGINFLTTADGANDAAGHIAWLADQCPGTQVVLGGFSQGAAAVSMLAGVPPIGDRIGTIGSAPALPPNSADRVSAVAVFGNPGNRFGTPLSGTGQFAGRTIDLCSPGDPICVLGGRLRAAHSAYELPPYPDQAAGFIAGRL; encoded by the coding sequence ATGCCCGCGGCCGCCATTTTCAGCGGTCCGGCACCGGCGGCATCGGCCGATCCCTGCTCGGACGTCGAGGTGGTTTTCGCCCGCGGCACCGGTGAGCCGCCCGGGATCGGCCGGGTGGGTCAGGCGCTGGTAGACCAACTCGGGCCGCGTATCGCGCCGCGCAGCCTCGGCGTGTACGCGGTGAACTATCCGGCCGGGATCAACTTCTTGACCACCGCCGACGGAGCGAATGACGCTGCCGGCCACATCGCCTGGCTGGCCGACCAATGCCCGGGCACCCAGGTGGTGCTCGGTGGATTCTCACAAGGCGCGGCGGCAGTTTCGATGTTGGCGGGCGTACCGCCGATCGGTGACCGGATCGGCACGATCGGCTCGGCTCCGGCGCTGCCGCCGAACAGCGCTGACCGGGTCTCCGCCGTGGCGGTCTTCGGTAATCCCGGCAACCGGTTCGGCACCCCGCTGTCGGGCACCGGCCAATTCGCCGGCCGGACCATCGACCTGTGCAGCCCCGGTGATCCCATCTGCGTGCTGGGTGGACGCCTCCGCGCCGCGCACAGCGCATACGAACTTCCGCCATATCCCGATCAGGCAGCGGGGTTTATCGCCGGACGGCTCTAG
- a CDS encoding carbohydrate kinase: MSRALVIGEALIDIVERGHERASGTARGDRTEYVGGSPLNVAVGLGRLGRGVDFLTHIADDDRGKRIVDYVENSGVQLVSGSTSATRTPTAMATLDAAGSAHYQFDIDWQLSGTPEVATPLLLHTGSIATVLEPGCRAAASLLDAYRMSATISFDPNIRPDVIRDDDIARGRIDRLIERADIVKASEDDLRWLDPRHSPEQIARAWLEAGPSIVTVTSGERGAFAVCRAGLVSVPARSVQVVDTVGAGDAFMTGLLDAVWSLGLLGADRRRDLSRIDTETLEGVLRSAVLSAALTVARSGADLPDRAARDAAAQS; this comes from the coding sequence ATGAGCCGCGCCCTGGTCATCGGCGAGGCCTTGATCGACATCGTCGAGCGAGGTCACGAGCGAGCATCCGGTACAGCGCGGGGTGACCGCACGGAATATGTCGGCGGCAGCCCCCTCAATGTCGCGGTCGGTCTCGGCCGGCTGGGCCGCGGCGTCGACTTCCTCACCCACATTGCCGACGACGACCGCGGCAAGCGCATCGTCGACTACGTGGAAAACTCTGGGGTTCAACTGGTTTCGGGCAGCACCAGCGCCACCCGGACACCGACCGCAATGGCGACCCTGGACGCCGCAGGATCGGCGCACTATCAGTTCGATATCGACTGGCAGCTTTCCGGCACGCCCGAGGTGGCGACCCCGCTGCTGCTCCACACCGGCTCGATTGCCACCGTGCTGGAACCGGGATGTCGCGCCGCCGCCTCCCTGCTGGATGCCTACCGGATGTCGGCGACCATCAGCTTCGATCCGAATATCCGGCCGGACGTGATCCGAGACGACGACATCGCTCGCGGGCGCATCGACCGGCTCATCGAGCGCGCCGACATCGTCAAGGCCTCCGAGGACGACCTGCGCTGGCTGGACCCCCGGCACTCCCCCGAGCAGATCGCGCGGGCGTGGCTGGAGGCCGGCCCGTCCATCGTCACGGTGACGTCGGGTGAGCGTGGTGCGTTCGCGGTATGCCGGGCCGGTTTGGTGTCGGTCCCGGCCCGGTCGGTCCAGGTGGTGGACACCGTCGGGGCCGGCGACGCCTTCATGACGGGCCTGCTCGACGCGGTGTGGTCATTGGGCCTGCTCGGCGCGGACCGCCGCCGTGACCTGTCCCGGATCGACACTGAGACTCTCGAAGGTGTCCTGAGGTCCGCTGTGCTGTCGGCGGCGTTGACGGTGGCTCGGTCCGGCGCCGATCTGCCGGATCGGGCGGCACGAGACGCCGCAGCACAGTCCTGA
- a CDS encoding ATP-dependent DNA ligase, with the protein MERYERVRLTNPDKVLYPATGTTKAEVFDYYLSIAEVMLAHIAGRPVTRKRWPNGVEETSFFEKQLASSAPDWLERGTIVHKSGTTTYPIINTREGLAWIAQQAALEVHVPQWRFSSDGSQGSATRIVFDLDPGEGVTMPQLCEVAQAVRGLMGDIGLTTYPLTSGSKGLHLYVPLAEAISSRGASVLAKRVAVQLEQAMPKLVTATMTRSVRAGKVFLDWSQNNAAKTTIAPYSLRGREYPTVAAPRSWDEIGDPDLRHLRFDEVLQRVSGHGDLLAGLDDDAPVADKLTTYRSMRDAGKTPEPVPKASPTTGNNDAFVIQEHHARRLHYDFRLERDGVLVSWAVPKNLPDTTSVNHLAVHTEDHPMEYLTFHGEIPKGEYGGGEVNIWDTGTYETEKFNDHPPDGPERGGEVIVTLHGGRISGRYVLIQTDGKNWLAHRMKDQKAATPEPKDFAPMLATEGSVAKLKATQWAFEGKWDGYRLLVEANHGRLQLRSRRGRDVTAEYPQFQALAADLADHHVVLDGEAVALDSDGVPNFGEMQNRARSTRVEFWAFDILWLDGRSLLRAKYTDRRKLLEALASGGGLIVPEPLAGDGPEAMEHARKNRFEGVVAKKRDATYQPGRRSASWIKDKIWNTQEVVIGGWRQGEGGRSSGIGALVLGVPGSDGLQFAGRVGTGFTEKELAKLKGMLKPLHTKESPFDKPLPKLDAKGVTFVRPELVGEVRYSERTSDHRLRQPSWRGLRPDKTPDEVVWE; encoded by the coding sequence ATGGAGCGCTATGAGCGGGTACGGCTGACGAACCCCGACAAGGTGCTCTACCCCGCCACCGGCACGACAAAAGCCGAGGTGTTCGACTACTACCTCAGCATCGCCGAGGTGATGCTGGCCCACATCGCCGGCCGCCCGGTCACCCGCAAACGTTGGCCCAACGGGGTCGAGGAGACGTCGTTCTTCGAAAAGCAGCTGGCATCCTCGGCCCCGGACTGGCTTGAGCGGGGCACCATCGTGCACAAGTCCGGCACCACCACGTACCCGATCATCAACACCCGCGAGGGCCTGGCGTGGATTGCGCAGCAGGCGGCGCTCGAAGTGCATGTGCCGCAATGGAGGTTCTCGTCAGACGGCAGCCAGGGTTCGGCCACTCGCATCGTGTTCGACCTCGATCCGGGTGAGGGCGTCACCATGCCGCAGCTGTGCGAGGTCGCCCAGGCGGTGCGGGGACTCATGGGCGATATCGGCCTGACGACGTACCCGCTCACCAGCGGCAGCAAGGGACTGCACCTGTATGTGCCACTGGCCGAAGCGATCAGCTCTCGGGGTGCTTCGGTGCTGGCCAAGCGGGTGGCCGTGCAGCTGGAACAGGCGATGCCCAAACTCGTCACCGCCACCATGACCCGCAGCGTGCGGGCCGGCAAGGTGTTCCTGGACTGGAGCCAGAACAACGCGGCCAAGACCACGATCGCCCCGTATTCGCTACGCGGACGCGAATACCCGACCGTCGCCGCGCCGCGCTCGTGGGATGAGATCGGCGATCCGGATCTGCGTCACCTGCGATTCGACGAAGTGCTGCAACGGGTTTCCGGCCACGGCGACCTGCTGGCCGGGCTTGACGATGACGCACCGGTGGCCGACAAACTCACCACCTACCGCAGCATGCGCGATGCGGGCAAGACTCCCGAACCGGTCCCGAAGGCGTCGCCGACGACAGGCAACAACGACGCGTTCGTCATCCAGGAACACCATGCCCGGCGGCTGCACTACGACTTCCGCCTCGAGCGAGACGGGGTACTGGTCAGCTGGGCAGTGCCGAAAAATCTGCCCGACACCACATCGGTGAATCATCTTGCGGTACATACCGAGGACCATCCCATGGAATACCTCACGTTCCACGGCGAGATTCCGAAGGGCGAGTACGGCGGGGGCGAGGTCAACATCTGGGATACCGGCACCTACGAGACCGAAAAGTTCAATGACCATCCGCCCGACGGCCCTGAGCGGGGTGGGGAAGTGATCGTCACACTCCACGGCGGCCGGATATCCGGGCGTTATGTGCTCATCCAGACAGACGGCAAGAACTGGCTGGCGCACCGGATGAAGGACCAGAAAGCGGCGACGCCCGAGCCCAAGGATTTCGCCCCCATGCTGGCCACCGAGGGATCGGTCGCGAAACTCAAAGCCACGCAATGGGCGTTCGAGGGTAAATGGGACGGCTACCGACTGCTGGTCGAGGCCAATCATGGCCGGCTGCAACTGCGTTCTCGCCGCGGACGTGATGTGACCGCCGAATACCCCCAATTCCAGGCGCTGGCCGCGGACCTCGCCGATCACCACGTGGTGCTGGACGGCGAGGCGGTGGCACTCGATTCCGATGGGGTGCCCAACTTCGGCGAGATGCAGAACCGGGCCCGCTCCACCCGGGTGGAGTTCTGGGCCTTCGATATTCTGTGGCTCGACGGCCGGTCCTTGTTGCGAGCCAAGTACACCGATCGGCGAAAGCTCTTGGAGGCGTTGGCATCCGGTGGTGGCCTGATCGTGCCGGAGCCGTTGGCGGGTGATGGTCCGGAGGCCATGGAACACGCCCGCAAGAACCGGTTCGAGGGCGTGGTCGCCAAGAAACGGGATGCGACCTATCAGCCCGGGCGGCGGTCGGCGTCGTGGATCAAGGACAAGATCTGGAACACCCAGGAAGTGGTGATCGGCGGCTGGCGGCAAGGAGAGGGCGGGCGCAGCAGCGGTATCGGGGCACTGGTTCTCGGGGTGCCCGGTTCCGACGGCCTGCAATTCGCGGGGCGGGTCGGCACCGGGTTCACCGAGAAGGAGCTGGCCAAGCTCAAGGGCATGCTGAAACCCCTGCACACCAAGGAATCGCCATTCGACAAGCCTCTGCCGAAGCTCGACGCCAAGGGGGTCACGTTCGTGCGACCCGAGCTGGTGGGGGAGGTGCGGTACAGCGAGCGGACCTCAGACCACCGGCTGCGTCAACCCAGCTGGCGTGGGCTGCGTCCGGACAAAACGCCGGATGAAGTGGTGTGGGAATAG